From Lolium perenne isolate Kyuss_39 chromosome 5, Kyuss_2.0, whole genome shotgun sequence, a single genomic window includes:
- the LOC127303668 gene encoding uncharacterized protein produces MKPLVNQEWTFSEVKEARSIIARLNNNYHIHDEAENNKNKKQDIVVELHTWFPWKTVQEVSDLYDVLVAEMLCEENGYGGANGIQGNISSMDSLVNSNFGVLEEKADNIYGDGYYGFGCPPDGMKVMETRKEVPMGEEDKVDIVKNKMPIHQQVATPYSTRLFLHGLRVYGNERGRWKKISKYFVTTRTAVQVSSHAQKYFKRLERKGKQSLRHSINDVELDEADLKAMGISFPIENAISSADENIHNSSSQLQTPSIPFAAHPELPYPEKAMQMPAWSDKNVMVPVATPVAGPSCFFSYQ; encoded by the exons ATGAAACCATTAGTCAACCAGGAGTGGACCTTTTCCGAGGTAAAGGAGGCAAGGTCAATCATCGCCAGGCTCAACAACAATTACCACATCCATGATGAAGCCgagaacaacaagaacaagaagcAAGATATTGTGGTTGAACTCCACACATGGTTTCCTTGGAAGACTGTACAAGAGGTATCAGACTTGTATGATGTTCTTGTTGCGGAGATGTTGTGTGAGGAGAATGGGTATGGTGGTGCTAATGGAATACAAGGCAATATTTCTAGCATGGATAGCCTTGTGAATAGTAACTTTGGGGTACTAGAAGAGAAGGCGGACAACATATACGGTGATGGTTATTATGGGTTTGGGTGTCCACCAGATGGTATGAAAGTCATGGAGACAAGGAAGGAGGTGCCGATGGGTGAGGAGGACAAGGTCGACATAGTGAAGAACAAGATGCCCATTCATCAACAGGTGGCTACACCATATTCTACAAG GCTCTTCCTCCACGGTCTGCGCGTGTATGGTAATGAGCGTGGAAGGTGGAAGAAAATATCCAAATACTTCGTCACCACCAGGACTGCAGTCCAGGTTTCAAGCCACGCACAAAAGTACTTCAAGAGGCTAGAGAGGAAAGGGAAGCAAAGCCTGCGCCATAGCATCAATGATGTGGAGCTGGACGAAGCCGACCTGAAGGCAATGGGTATTAGCTTTCCCATAGAGAATGCAATTTCTTCTGCTGATGAAAACATCCACAACTCAAGCTCTCAGTTGCAAACTCCATCAATCCCGTTTGCTGCTCATCCTGAGTTGCCTTACCCAGAGAAAGCAATGCAGATGCCGGCTTGGAGTGACAAGAATGTGATGGTTCCGGTGGCAACACCGGTGGCAGGTCCATCGTGCTTTTTCTCCTACCAGTGA